The following proteins are co-located in the Betta splendens chromosome 9, fBetSpl5.4, whole genome shotgun sequence genome:
- the plbd2 gene encoding putative phospholipase B-like 2 isoform X2 — protein MNTLVNYCGPFSSPTGYCARLKVFIATNLQWVQEQIEKQPTSPYWYQVQLALLQLKGLEDSYNDELAFPTGPFSLDPFGFLLFQLGGDLEDLESALNKSSDIRPLGSGSCSALIKLLPNNKDLLVSHDTWNTYQSMLRIIKKYIFAYKTSPQENVPLPGGIQAFSSYPGSIFSGDDFYILSSGLVTLETTIGNNNPDLWKFVQPTDAVMEWLRNIVANRLAASGVEWAEIFMKYNSGTYNNQWMIVDYNHFTPGKTDIKKDLLVVLEQIPGHVVYADKTQELLQKGYWASYNIPYYVDIFNASGCNELVEKFGPWFSLDKNPRAQIFRRNQTDVTDLDSMVRLMRYNNFKEDPLSKYDGCKPPANGENAISARSDLNPANGTYPFGALKQRPHGGTDMKMTSYEMFRDYVMVAVSGPTWDQVPVFQWSTSPYKNFIHMGHPDTWKFKPIKVTWTP, from the exons ATGAACACGCTGGTGAATTACTGCGGGCCGTTCTCAAGTCCTACTGGCTACTGCGCGCGTCTAAAGGTTTTCATTGCAACCAATCTACAGTGGGTTCAGGAACAAATAGAGAAGCAGCCCACCTCACCGTACTGGTACCAG GTGCAACtggcactgctgcagctgaaaggCCTGGAGGACAGCTACAATGATGAGCTGGCGTTTCCAACAGGGCCGTTCTCCTTGGACCCATTTGGCTTCCT ACTTTTCCAACTCGGGGGTGATCTGGAGGATTTGGAGTCTGCTCTGAACAAATCTAGCGACATTCGACCTCTTGGATCtggttcctgctctgctctcatTAAGCTGCTGCCAAACAATAAGGACCTGCTGGTGTCACATGACACCTGGAACACCTACCAGTCCATGCTGCGAATCATAAAGAAATACATCTTTGCTTATAAAACCTCACCTCAAG aaaacGTTCCACTTCCTGGAGGAATTCAGGCCTTCTCATCCTACCCAGGATCCATATTCTCTGGAGATGACTTTTACATCCTAAGCAGTGGCCTG GTAACGTTGGAAACCACCATTGGCAACAATAACCCAGATCTCTGGAAGTTCGTTCAGCCCACAGACGCTGTCATGGAATGGCTGAGAAATATTGTGGCTAACCGGCTGGCTGCCAGCGGCGTCGAGTGGGCAGAGATATTCATGAAGTACAACAGTGGAAC GTATAACAATCAATGGATGATTGTAGACTATAATCATTTCACTCCAGGAAAGACTGACATTAAAAAAGACCTGCTTGTTGTTTTGGAGCAGATTCC GGGCCATGTTGTTTACGCTGATAAAACTCAGGAACTACTGCAGAAAGGCTACTGGGCAAGTTACAACATACC GTACTATGTGGACATATTTAATGCCAGTGGCTGCAATGAGCTGGTTGAGAAGTTTGGGCCATGGTTCTCTCTGGACAAGAATCCTCGTGCCCAGATATTCAGACGAAACCAGACAGATGTCACAGATTTGGACTCAATGGTCCGACTCATGAG GTATAATAACTTTAAGGAAGACCCATTGTCAAAGTACGACGGCTGTAAACCACCTGCTAATGGGGAGAATGCAATCTCAGCCCGATCGGATCTGAACCCAGCTAATGGAACATATCCATTTGGTGCCTTAAAGCAAAGACCCCATGGAGGAACAGACATGaag ATGACCTCCTATGAGATGTTCAGAGACTACGTCATGGTTGCAGTGAGTGGGCCAACATGGGACCAGGTGCCAGTTTTCCAGTGGAGCACCTCCCCTTACAAAAATTTTATACACATGGGTCATCCTGATACTTGGAAATTCAAACCTATAAAAGTCACCTGGACTCCTTAG
- the rbm19 gene encoding probable RNA-binding protein 19, with protein MSRLIVKNLPNGMKEERFRSMFAAFGTVTDSSLKFTKDGKFRKFGFVGFKAPEDANRALAHFNKSFVDTSRVTVEMCKAFGDPTKARPWSKHTRTLGQDKTSAPPDSDSKKKQKKETKSTLGDLEEEESFKEFLSLHQNRNKVQTWANDTVQQATSSDSGQTKSKSKKPASDDYLNFDSDESEDEIEDQEEEGEEDDDEGEGASKEALKSDLSDMDYLRSKVAQTDTLVDDEDEDDGPVLHTDSAYESGDRESASKTKTLVSSEDKNQSKSKKSFEKETGPMTEFTVKLRGAPFNVKEQQIREFMAPLKPVAIRIGKNESGNRTGYVYVDLCSEQEVEKALKKNKDYIGGRYIELFRVDASGGKGSRRREDREVEKNFNRMLKEDEEEEDVAESGRLFVRNLPYTCTEEDIQELFSKHGPLAEILFPIDGLTKRPKGFAFVTFMIPENAVSALAQLDGQIFQGRMLHLLPSTVKKEKAESSDVGAPGSSSYKRQKDAKDKTSSSSSHNWNTLFLGTSAVADAIAEKYNITKSQVLDHESKESIAVRMALGETQIVQETRQFLLDNSVSLDSFSQAAAERSKTVILVKNLPAGVTVSELEELFSPHGSLGQVLLPPSGLTAIVEFLEPTEAKRAFMKLAYSKFHHVPLYLEWAPVGVFVAGRQAPALNKKETVKEEKKADEKKEEEEEEGAEEEELVPGSTLFIKNLNFSTREGKLQETFSKCGKVKSCTVSMKKDKTGRLLSMGYGFVQYQTAEAAQKALRQLQHCTVDDHQLELRISERATKNTEVSRKKQGEKKQKGSKILVRNIPFQANVREIRELFSTFGELKTVRLPKKAAGTGNHRGFGFIDFLTKQDAKKAFTALCHSTHLYGRRLVLEWANAEDTVETLRRKTAEHFHADTKKPKKAEVMEGILETMEADGLEED; from the exons ATGTCGAGACTCATCGTTAAGAACCTCCCTAACGGG atgaaggaggagaggtTCCGATCCATGTTTGCTGCCTTTGGGACCGTCACAGACTCCTCTCTGAAGTTCACGAAAGACGGCAAGTTCCGCAAGTTTGGATTTGTGGGTTTCAAAGCTCCAGAAGATGCAAACCGAGCGCTGGCGCATTTCAACAAGAGCTTCGTGGACACATCCAGAGTCACG GTGGAGATGTGTAAGGCCTTTGGAGACCCTACTAAAGCCAGGCCCTGGAGTAAACACACTCGGACCTTAGGCCAAGACAAAACGTCTGCTCCTCCTGACTCCGACAGCAAAAAG aaacaaaaaaaggaaaccaaaaGCACACTTGGAGAT CTTGAAGAGGAGGAAAGTTTCAAGGAGTTTCTGTCACTACATCAGAATCGAAACAAAGTCCAGACTTGGGCAAATGACACAGTGCAGCAGGCAACTAGTTCTGACAGTGGACAAACAAAGAGTAAGAGTAAAAAGCCTGCTTCAGATGATTATCTTAACTTTGATTCAGACGAGTCAGAGGATGAGATCGAGGAtcaagaggaggagggggaggaggacgacgacgaagGTGAAG gaGCAAGTAAAGAAGCGCTGAAGTCTGACTTGTCAGATATGGATTACTTGCGCTCAAAGgtggcacagacagacactttggtagatgatgaagatgaggatgatggccctgtcctgcacacagacagtgcCTATGAGAGTGGTGACCGAGAAAGTGCCTCAAAGACAAAAACCTTAGTTTCCTCCGAGGATAAAAATCAGAGCAAATCAAAGAAGTCTTTCGAGAAAGAG aCAGGGCCAATGACAGAATTCACAGTGAAGCTGAGAGGAGCCCCGTTCAATGTGAAGGAG CAACAAATCCGGGAGTTCATGGCCCCACTGAAGCCTGTAGCCATCCGGATTGGAAAGAATGAAAGTGGAAATAGGACAG GTTACGTATATGTGGACCTGTGCTCTGAACAAGAAGTGGAAAAGGCcttgaagaaaaataaagactaCATAG GGGGGCGTTACATCGAACTCTTCCGTGTGGATGCTTCGGGAGGTAAGGGCTCAAGGCGTAGAGAAGACAGAGAAGTTGAGAAAAACTTTAACAGGATGCTcaaggaggatgaagaggaggaagatgttgCAGAATCAGGCCGCCTCTTCGTCAGAAACCTTCCTTACACATGCACCGAGGAAGACATTCAAGAGCTGTTTTCCAAACACG GTCCTTTAGCTGAGATTCTCTTCCCTATTGATGGTCTAACCAAAAGACCCAAGGGATTTGCATTTGTGACGTTCATGATACCAGAGAATGCTGTTTCTGCTCTAGCTCAGCTGGATGGACAAATATTTCAG GGCAGAATGCTTCACCTGCTTCCCTCCACTGTGAAGAAGGAAAAGGCTGAGTCTTCAGATGTTGGTGCTCCAGGCTCTTCCTCTTACAAACGACAAAAAGATGCTAAAGACAAAACTTCCAGTTCCAG TTCACACAATTGGAACACACTATTTCTAGGCACAAGTGCAGTAGCAGATGCCATCGCTGAAAAGTACAACATCACAAAAAGCCAAGTACTCGATCAT GAGTCAAAGGAAAGTATTGCAGTGCGAATGGCTCTGGGAGAAACTCAGATCGTGCAGGAGACTCGACAGTTCCTACTGGACAATAGTGTCAGTCTTGATTCTTTTAGTCAG gcagcagcagagaggagtaaAACTGTAATCCTGGTGAAAAACCTTCCAGCTGGAGTGACTgtgtcagagctggaggagctcttCTCGCCTCATGGCTCGTTGGGACAGGTGCTGCTGCCGCCCTCAGGTCTCACTGCTATTGTCGAGTTCCTGGAACCAACTGAAGCCAAACGAGCCTTCATGAAACTGGCTTACAGTAAG TTCCACCATGTCCCACTGTATCTGGAGTGGGCACCTGTTGGGGTATTTGTAGCAGGAAGACAAGCACCAG CATTGAACAAAAAGGAAACTGtcaaagaggaaaagaaagcagacgagaagaaggaagaagaggaggaggagggggcggaggaggaggaactggttccaggttccactCTTTTCATTAAGAATCTTAATTTCAGCACGAGAGAGGGGAAACTCCAAGAG ACATTCTCCAAATGTGGCAAAGTCAAATCCTGCACCGTCTCTATGAAGAAAGATAAAACCG GCAGGCTTTTGTCCATGGGCTACGGTTTTGTACAGTATCAGACTGCAGAGGCAGCACAGAAGGCCCTGAGGCAGCTACAG CACTGTACTGTTGATGATCACCAGTTGGAGCTGAGGATTTCTGAGCGAGCCACTAA AAATACAGAGGTGTCGCGTAAGAAGCAGGGCGAGAAGAAGCAAAAAGGATCCAAGATCCTTGTGCGCAACATTCCCTTCCAAGCCAACGTCAGGGAAATCCGAGAGCTTTTCAG TACATTTGGAGAGTTGAAGACTGTCCGCCTTCCAAAGAAAGCAGCTGGTACAGGGAATCATAGAGGCTTTGGCTTTATTGACTTCCTCACCAAGCAGGATGCTAAG AAAGCTTTTACGGCGCTGTGCCACAGCACCCATTTGTACGGGAGACGTCTTGTGTTGGAGTGGGCCAATGCTGAGGACACAGTGGAGACACTGAGACGGAAAACAGCCGAACATTTTCATG CCGACACCAAGAAGCCGAAAAAAGCGGAAGTTATGGAGGGAATTCTGGAAACAATGGAAGCTGACGGTTTGGAGGAGGACTGA
- the plbd2 gene encoding putative phospholipase B-like 2 isoform X1, giving the protein MASRINKSAFRSLTTGLNIFIVLSALCVLCVRPEMRTAVIDKRTGQLSVLDGFQQDFVAWANFTDDIKQSGWSFLEVTTSSKYNDSFQAYAAGAVEAAVTSELIYKHWMNTLVNYCGPFSSPTGYCARLKVFIATNLQWVQEQIEKQPTSPYWYQVQLALLQLKGLEDSYNDELAFPTGPFSLDPFGFLLFQLGGDLEDLESALNKSSDIRPLGSGSCSALIKLLPNNKDLLVSHDTWNTYQSMLRIIKKYIFAYKTSPQENVPLPGGIQAFSSYPGSIFSGDDFYILSSGLVTLETTIGNNNPDLWKFVQPTDAVMEWLRNIVANRLAASGVEWAEIFMKYNSGTYNNQWMIVDYNHFTPGKTDIKKDLLVVLEQIPGHVVYADKTQELLQKGYWASYNIPYYVDIFNASGCNELVEKFGPWFSLDKNPRAQIFRRNQTDVTDLDSMVRLMRYNNFKEDPLSKYDGCKPPANGENAISARSDLNPANGTYPFGALKQRPHGGTDMKMTSYEMFRDYVMVAVSGPTWDQVPVFQWSTSPYKNFIHMGHPDTWKFKPIKVTWTP; this is encoded by the exons ATGGCGTCCAGGATAAACAAGTCCGCTTTTAGGAGCCTAACGACAGGTTTAAATATTTTCATCGTTTTATCGGCTTTATGCgttttgtgtgtgcgtcctgAGATGCGAACAGCAGTTATTGACAAACGGACCGGACAGTTGTCGGTGCTGGATGGATTTCAACAGGATTTTGTGGCTTGGGCGAATTTTACTGATGACATAAAACAATCAGG CTGGTCTTTCCTGGAGGTCACCACCAGCAGTAAGTACAATGACAGCTTCCAAGCTTATGCTGCTGGTGCAGTGGAGGCCGCAGTCACCTCCGAG CTCATCTATAAGCACTGGATGAACACGCTGGTGAATTACTGCGGGCCGTTCTCAAGTCCTACTGGCTACTGCGCGCGTCTAAAGGTTTTCATTGCAACCAATCTACAGTGGGTTCAGGAACAAATAGAGAAGCAGCCCACCTCACCGTACTGGTACCAG GTGCAACtggcactgctgcagctgaaaggCCTGGAGGACAGCTACAATGATGAGCTGGCGTTTCCAACAGGGCCGTTCTCCTTGGACCCATTTGGCTTCCT ACTTTTCCAACTCGGGGGTGATCTGGAGGATTTGGAGTCTGCTCTGAACAAATCTAGCGACATTCGACCTCTTGGATCtggttcctgctctgctctcatTAAGCTGCTGCCAAACAATAAGGACCTGCTGGTGTCACATGACACCTGGAACACCTACCAGTCCATGCTGCGAATCATAAAGAAATACATCTTTGCTTATAAAACCTCACCTCAAG aaaacGTTCCACTTCCTGGAGGAATTCAGGCCTTCTCATCCTACCCAGGATCCATATTCTCTGGAGATGACTTTTACATCCTAAGCAGTGGCCTG GTAACGTTGGAAACCACCATTGGCAACAATAACCCAGATCTCTGGAAGTTCGTTCAGCCCACAGACGCTGTCATGGAATGGCTGAGAAATATTGTGGCTAACCGGCTGGCTGCCAGCGGCGTCGAGTGGGCAGAGATATTCATGAAGTACAACAGTGGAAC GTATAACAATCAATGGATGATTGTAGACTATAATCATTTCACTCCAGGAAAGACTGACATTAAAAAAGACCTGCTTGTTGTTTTGGAGCAGATTCC GGGCCATGTTGTTTACGCTGATAAAACTCAGGAACTACTGCAGAAAGGCTACTGGGCAAGTTACAACATACC GTACTATGTGGACATATTTAATGCCAGTGGCTGCAATGAGCTGGTTGAGAAGTTTGGGCCATGGTTCTCTCTGGACAAGAATCCTCGTGCCCAGATATTCAGACGAAACCAGACAGATGTCACAGATTTGGACTCAATGGTCCGACTCATGAG GTATAATAACTTTAAGGAAGACCCATTGTCAAAGTACGACGGCTGTAAACCACCTGCTAATGGGGAGAATGCAATCTCAGCCCGATCGGATCTGAACCCAGCTAATGGAACATATCCATTTGGTGCCTTAAAGCAAAGACCCCATGGAGGAACAGACATGaag ATGACCTCCTATGAGATGTTCAGAGACTACGTCATGGTTGCAGTGAGTGGGCCAACATGGGACCAGGTGCCAGTTTTCCAGTGGAGCACCTCCCCTTACAAAAATTTTATACACATGGGTCATCCTGATACTTGGAAATTCAAACCTATAAAAGTCACCTGGACTCCTTAG